One stretch of Streptomyces sp. A2-16 DNA includes these proteins:
- a CDS encoding PaaI family thioesterase, with the protein MPALAAEDVYALAPYAKTLGVVFDEMTAAGVRATLAHDLSLSTVGGGLHGGALMGLADVSGAVCAALNGPAGAAPATVESTTHFLRPAHTDVVATARPLRVGRNTVIEVDVHDAQGELCARVTQVVTAVKPKTS; encoded by the coding sequence GTGCCCGCACTCGCAGCCGAAGACGTCTACGCGCTCGCGCCGTACGCCAAGACCCTCGGAGTCGTGTTCGACGAGATGACGGCGGCCGGCGTTCGAGCCACGCTGGCGCACGATCTCTCGCTCTCCACGGTGGGCGGTGGCCTCCATGGGGGCGCGTTGATGGGACTGGCCGATGTGAGCGGTGCCGTGTGTGCCGCCCTCAACGGTCCGGCGGGTGCCGCACCGGCCACGGTGGAGTCGACCACGCACTTCCTTCGGCCGGCACACACCGACGTCGTCGCGACAGCTCGCCCTCTTCGCGTGGGGCGCAACACGGTCATCGAGGTCGACGTGCACGACGCCCAGGGCGAACTGTGCGCCCGAGTGACACAGGTGGTCACCGCCGTCAAGCCGAAGACATCTTGA
- a CDS encoding TetR/AcrR family transcriptional regulator, producing MTGSRVRAAKGQGGLLREQLLDIADQLLEDGGTDALTIRAVATSAGVTPPAVYLHFASKRELVHATCLRVWSSLFIELEAVSKGIQDPVTALYETCVAYIAFGLRHPSQYRLVMDGGATEASRRNEDACFRYFRDKVAACVDAGVSVESITETARLLCSGVHGAVSLLIHQETDVWPPDTARYADRAASSAVHGALLTASHPSRPSMSTVIRPG from the coding sequence GTGACCGGGTCCCGCGTTCGCGCTGCCAAGGGTCAGGGCGGGCTGCTCCGCGAGCAGCTTCTCGACATCGCCGATCAGCTGCTCGAAGACGGTGGTACCGACGCTCTGACAATCCGCGCGGTGGCCACAAGCGCGGGGGTCACTCCGCCGGCCGTGTACCTCCACTTCGCGTCGAAGAGGGAGCTGGTCCACGCCACGTGCCTGCGGGTGTGGAGTTCCCTGTTCATCGAGTTGGAAGCCGTGTCCAAGGGGATCCAGGATCCGGTGACGGCTCTCTACGAAACCTGCGTCGCCTACATCGCCTTCGGGCTTCGCCATCCCTCCCAGTACCGATTGGTGATGGATGGCGGGGCCACCGAGGCCAGTCGCCGGAACGAGGACGCGTGTTTCCGCTATTTCCGGGACAAGGTCGCGGCCTGTGTCGACGCCGGAGTGTCGGTGGAGAGCATCACCGAAACCGCCAGACTGCTGTGCTCCGGTGTTCACGGCGCGGTCAGTCTTCTGATCCATCAGGAGACTGACGTATGGCCTCCGGACACGGCTCGCTATGCCGACAGGGCGGCGTCATCAGCTGTGCACGGTGCTCTTCTCACCGCATCCCACCCATCCCGGCCGTCGATGTCCACCGTGATCCGGCCGGGCTGA
- a CDS encoding alpha/beta hydrolase, translated as MAGGLAMAVVTGLAVAPAVHASPSATGVLRWAPCDGPEKSGAECATLSVPVDWAHPNGPTLDLAVARRKATEPGARVGSMVFGPGGPGDSGVQMVVGNVSRFSPEVRRRFDIVSFDPRGVGAGNPVTCSTALLAERPSPVLKSQADFDATLAYNKRLRADCRARTGPVFDHLDTAQTVRDLDALRVALGERKLTFHGSSYGTLLGAQYAETYPRRVRAMVLESVIDHSVPTTLDFLHAEAATAQDSFQEFVKWCGRAADCALHGRDVHAVWQGLLARAGRGELEDPARPGTSMSSSDLVNKIAFRKFYQADYAGLATAIAGMEASKPLPASPTSVAPLPTATPVFCSDWHLPVRDYRDYASLVTMMNTTAPDLPHLLPLHMTAACLGAPTANPQHRLDVHGAPPILVSNALHDPATGYPWAVSVARQLGRSGVLLTYEGHGHGSVTSGPCMENSVNSYLTDLAVPPRGTSCPAVPF; from the coding sequence ATGGCCGGGGGACTCGCCATGGCTGTCGTCACCGGCCTCGCCGTCGCTCCCGCAGTCCACGCATCGCCGTCCGCCACAGGGGTCCTGCGGTGGGCACCGTGTGACGGCCCGGAGAAGTCGGGAGCCGAGTGCGCCACTCTGTCGGTGCCGGTCGACTGGGCCCACCCGAACGGGCCGACACTCGACCTGGCGGTGGCCCGTCGCAAGGCCACCGAGCCCGGCGCACGGGTCGGCTCGATGGTGTTCGGCCCCGGTGGGCCGGGCGACTCGGGTGTGCAGATGGTGGTGGGCAACGTCAGCCGATTCAGCCCAGAGGTCCGCCGCAGGTTCGACATCGTCAGCTTCGACCCGCGCGGCGTGGGCGCCGGCAACCCGGTGACCTGCTCCACTGCCCTGCTCGCTGAACGGCCGTCACCGGTTCTGAAGAGCCAGGCGGATTTCGACGCCACCCTGGCGTACAACAAGCGGCTCCGTGCCGACTGCCGGGCCCGTACCGGGCCGGTGTTCGACCACCTTGACACTGCTCAGACTGTCCGGGACCTGGACGCTCTCCGGGTTGCCCTCGGCGAGCGGAAACTGACCTTCCACGGCAGCTCGTACGGCACGCTGCTCGGCGCGCAGTATGCCGAGACCTACCCGCGCCGCGTGCGCGCGATGGTGTTGGAGAGCGTCATTGACCACAGCGTCCCGACCACCCTTGACTTCCTTCACGCCGAGGCGGCCACAGCACAGGATTCGTTCCAGGAGTTCGTGAAGTGGTGCGGGCGTGCCGCGGACTGCGCTTTGCACGGCCGCGACGTCCACGCCGTCTGGCAGGGCCTGTTGGCCCGGGCCGGGCGCGGCGAGCTGGAGGACCCGGCGAGGCCCGGCACCTCGATGTCGTCCTCGGACCTGGTCAACAAGATCGCCTTCCGGAAGTTCTACCAGGCTGATTACGCGGGCCTGGCAACGGCGATCGCGGGGATGGAAGCGAGCAAGCCGCTGCCCGCGTCGCCCACCTCGGTAGCGCCGCTTCCTACGGCCACCCCGGTCTTCTGCTCCGACTGGCACCTGCCCGTGCGCGACTACCGGGACTACGCCTCCCTCGTCACCATGATGAACACGACCGCGCCCGACCTGCCTCACCTGCTGCCGCTGCACATGACAGCGGCGTGTCTGGGCGCGCCGACCGCCAACCCCCAGCACCGCCTTGACGTACACGGTGCCCCACCGATCCTGGTGTCCAACGCGCTGCACGACCCCGCAACCGGCTACCCGTGGGCGGTCTCGGTGGCCCGGCAGCTCGGCCGCAGCGGCGTGCTCCTCACCTACGAGGGTCACGGCCACGGCAGCGTCACCAGCGGCCCGTGCATGGAGAACTCCGTGAACAGCTATCTCACCGACCTGGCCGTCCCGCCACGTGGGACCAGCTGCCCCGCTGTGCCGTTCTGA